A single window of Agromyces aureus DNA harbors:
- a CDS encoding glutamate synthase subunit beta: MADPKGFLKVTERELPKRRPVPVRIMDFKEVYEQGDPAQLRRQAGRCMDCGIPFCHQGCPLGNLIPEWNDLMYRGEGRAAVERLHATNNFPEFTGRLCPAPCESSCVLGINQPAVTIKQVEVSIIDQAFGSGWVQPQPPGRLTGKTVAVVGSGPAGLAAAQQLTRAGHTVAVYERDDRIGGLLRYGIPDFKMEKKHIDQRIAQMTAEGTRFRAGVDIGVDITWAQLRERYDAVVVATGAMVPRDLPIPGRELPGVHFAMEYLTQSNRAVAGDQVYDQISAEGKHVIVLGGGDTGADCIGTAHRQGALSVTNLAIGKQPGDSRPDHQPWPLHPTLFEMQSAHEEGGERHYLASTVEFLSNENGELRAIRIAETEFVDGRRVPKAGTERELPADLVLLALGFTGPETALTDEQLALPADPRGNFARSADYATSVPGVYVAGDAGRGQSLIVWAIAEGRAAASAVDRYLEGKTDLPSPVSATARAFAI, encoded by the coding sequence GTGGCTGACCCGAAGGGCTTTCTGAAGGTCACCGAGCGCGAGCTGCCGAAGCGGCGTCCCGTGCCGGTGCGCATCATGGACTTCAAAGAGGTCTACGAGCAGGGCGACCCCGCCCAGCTCCGCCGTCAGGCCGGGCGCTGCATGGACTGCGGCATCCCGTTCTGCCACCAGGGCTGCCCGCTCGGCAACCTGATCCCGGAGTGGAACGACCTCATGTACCGCGGCGAAGGCCGCGCCGCCGTCGAACGCCTGCACGCGACGAACAACTTCCCCGAGTTCACCGGACGGCTCTGCCCGGCTCCGTGCGAGTCGTCGTGCGTGCTCGGCATCAACCAGCCCGCGGTCACCATCAAGCAGGTCGAGGTCTCGATCATCGACCAGGCGTTCGGCAGCGGCTGGGTCCAGCCGCAGCCGCCCGGGCGCCTCACGGGCAAGACCGTCGCGGTCGTCGGCTCAGGCCCCGCCGGCCTCGCCGCCGCCCAGCAGCTCACGCGTGCCGGCCACACGGTCGCGGTGTACGAGCGCGACGACCGCATCGGCGGTCTGCTGCGCTACGGCATCCCCGACTTCAAGATGGAGAAGAAGCACATCGATCAGCGCATCGCGCAGATGACCGCCGAGGGCACCCGCTTCCGTGCGGGCGTCGACATCGGCGTGGACATCACGTGGGCGCAGCTCCGCGAGCGCTACGACGCCGTCGTGGTCGCCACGGGCGCGATGGTGCCGCGCGACCTCCCCATCCCCGGGCGGGAACTGCCCGGCGTGCACTTCGCCATGGAGTACCTGACGCAGTCGAACCGCGCCGTCGCCGGCGATCAGGTCTACGACCAGATCTCCGCCGAGGGCAAGCACGTGATCGTGCTCGGCGGCGGTGACACCGGTGCCGACTGCATCGGCACCGCCCACCGCCAGGGCGCGCTCTCCGTGACGAACCTCGCGATCGGCAAGCAGCCCGGAGACAGCCGTCCCGACCACCAGCCGTGGCCCCTGCATCCGACGCTGTTCGAGATGCAGAGCGCCCACGAAGAGGGCGGCGAGCGCCACTACCTCGCCTCGACCGTCGAGTTCCTCTCGAACGAGAACGGCGAGCTGCGGGCCATCCGCATCGCCGAGACCGAGTTCGTCGACGGCCGTCGCGTGCCGAAGGCCGGCACGGAGCGCGAGCTCCCCGCCGACCTCGTGCTGCTCGCGCTCGGCTTCACCGGACCCGAGACCGCACTGACCGACGAGCAGCTCGCGCTGCCCGCCGATCCTCGCGGCAACTTCGCCCGCAGCGCCGACTACGCGACCTCCGTCCCGGGTGTCTACGTGGCCGGCGACGCCGGGCGAGGGCAGTCGCTCATCGTGTGGGCGATCGCCGAAGGCCGTGCTGCGGCATCCGCCGTCGACCGGTACCTTGAAGGCAAGACCGACCTGCCGAGTCCCGTGTCGGCGACCGCTCGCGCGTTCGCCATCTGA
- the pyk gene encoding pyruvate kinase codes for MRRAKIVATLGPATSSYEQIRAIIDAGVDVARMNLSHGSYDVHEGVYQNVRKAANDSGKAVAVLVDLQGPKIRLGKFADGPHDLAEGDIFKITTEDVVGTKELVGTTFKGLPQDVKPGDFLLIDDGKVRVEVVETDGVVVTTKVIVAGPVSNNKGINLPGVAVNVPALSEKDEADLRWGLELGADLIALSFVRNAADIERVHEIMDEVGRRVPVVAKIEKPQAVDALEEITEAFDAIMVARGDLGVELPLEAVPIVQKRAVEIARRLAKPVIVATQMLESMIQSPVPTRAETSDVANAILDGADAVMLSGETSVGAYPVITVQTMARIVESTEQHGLERIAPLGTKPRTQAGAITLAAVEVADFVEAKYLCVFTESGETVRRMSRLRSDIPILAFTPDPAIRRRMALNWGVESFVVERVTHTDQMVGQVDEALGRTGRATKGEKVVIISGSPPGIPGTTNDVRVHVVGEVL; via the coding sequence ATGAGACGAGCGAAGATCGTCGCCACCCTCGGGCCGGCGACATCGAGCTACGAGCAGATCCGCGCGATCATCGATGCGGGAGTCGACGTCGCGCGCATGAACCTCAGCCACGGCAGCTACGACGTGCACGAGGGCGTCTACCAGAACGTGCGGAAGGCCGCGAACGACAGCGGCAAGGCCGTCGCGGTGCTGGTCGACCTGCAGGGTCCCAAGATCCGACTCGGCAAGTTCGCCGACGGCCCGCACGACCTCGCCGAGGGCGACATCTTCAAGATCACGACCGAAGACGTGGTCGGCACGAAGGAGCTCGTCGGCACGACGTTCAAGGGCCTGCCCCAGGACGTCAAGCCCGGCGACTTCCTGCTCATCGACGACGGCAAGGTGCGCGTCGAGGTCGTCGAGACCGACGGCGTCGTGGTCACCACGAAGGTCATCGTCGCGGGCCCCGTCTCGAACAATAAGGGCATCAACCTGCCCGGCGTCGCGGTCAACGTTCCCGCTCTGTCGGAGAAGGACGAGGCCGACCTGCGCTGGGGCCTCGAGCTCGGCGCCGACCTCATCGCGCTGTCGTTCGTGCGCAACGCGGCCGACATCGAGCGCGTGCACGAGATCATGGACGAGGTCGGACGCCGCGTGCCGGTGGTCGCCAAGATCGAGAAGCCGCAGGCCGTCGACGCACTCGAGGAGATCACCGAGGCGTTCGACGCCATCATGGTCGCCCGTGGCGACCTCGGCGTCGAGCTGCCCCTCGAGGCCGTGCCGATCGTGCAGAAGCGCGCCGTCGAGATCGCTCGCCGTCTCGCGAAGCCGGTCATCGTCGCGACGCAGATGCTCGAGTCGATGATCCAGAGCCCCGTGCCGACCCGTGCCGAGACCTCCGACGTCGCGAACGCGATCCTCGACGGTGCCGATGCGGTCATGCTGTCGGGCGAGACGAGCGTCGGCGCGTACCCGGTCATCACCGTGCAGACCATGGCGCGCATCGTCGAGTCGACCGAGCAGCACGGACTCGAGCGCATCGCGCCGCTCGGCACCAAGCCGCGCACGCAGGCCGGGGCGATCACGCTCGCCGCCGTCGAGGTCGCCGACTTCGTCGAGGCGAAGTACCTGTGCGTGTTCACCGAGTCGGGCGAGACGGTTCGACGCATGTCGCGTCTGCGCTCAGACATCCCGATCCTGGCGTTCACGCCCGACCCCGCGATCCGTCGCCGCATGGCGCTGAACTGGGGCGTCGAGTCGTTCGTCGTCGAGCGCGTCACCCACACCGACCAGATGGTCGGCCAGGTCGACGAGGCGCTCGGCCGCACGGGTCGCGCCACGAAGGGCGAGAAGGTCGTCATCATCTCCGGATCCCCTCCCGGAATCCCCGGCACCACGAACGACGTGCGCGTGCACGTCGTCGGCGAGGTGCTCTAG
- a CDS encoding alpha/beta fold hydrolase has product MPAGADEAGGALNQRSARRGPKRSTTTLAERWTVVDGVDVFYRESPEPPSGVPAMMHVHGFGLSGRYLLPTAERLADDFHTLVPDLPGFGRSGKAASSLDVPDLAHAAARFLDDRGIERVTLVGNSMGCPVICEFAHLHPDRIERAVLVSPAGGVFNQPLRRAMGQISRDGTREPPRLMRVVTPDYLRFGVPSTVRMFKALTRYPSLERMLALHIPTLAVLGDRDPLMPSADRVQEVASQTDNRVLIAKIEGAAHAINFSHSGELAHMIRLFMADRPIVDDPDSPGHARLYEIHRGSQHPPVRSD; this is encoded by the coding sequence ATGCCGGCGGGGGCCGATGAGGCCGGGGGAGCCCTGAACCAGCGGAGCGCGCGGCGCGGGCCGAAGCGCTCGACGACCACGCTCGCGGAGCGTTGGACGGTCGTCGACGGCGTCGACGTCTTCTACCGCGAATCGCCCGAGCCGCCGTCGGGCGTGCCGGCGATGATGCACGTGCACGGGTTCGGGCTCTCGGGGCGCTACCTCCTGCCGACCGCCGAACGGCTCGCCGACGACTTCCACACGCTCGTGCCCGACCTGCCGGGATTCGGGCGGAGCGGCAAGGCCGCGTCATCCCTCGACGTGCCCGACCTCGCGCATGCGGCCGCGAGGTTCCTCGACGATCGCGGCATCGAGCGCGTGACGCTGGTCGGCAATTCCATGGGATGCCCGGTGATCTGTGAGTTCGCGCATCTCCACCCCGATCGCATCGAACGGGCGGTGCTCGTCTCGCCGGCGGGCGGTGTCTTCAACCAGCCGCTCCGGCGCGCGATGGGGCAGATCAGCCGTGACGGCACCCGCGAGCCGCCGCGGCTGATGCGCGTCGTGACACCCGACTACCTCCGCTTCGGCGTTCCGAGCACCGTGCGCATGTTCAAGGCGCTCACGCGGTACCCATCGCTGGAGCGCATGCTCGCGCTGCACATCCCCACCCTGGCGGTGCTCGGCGACCGGGATCCACTGATGCCCAGCGCCGATCGCGTGCAGGAGGTCGCAAGCCAGACCGACAACCGAGTGCTCATCGCCAAGATCGAGGGCGCCGCGCACGCGATCAACTTCAGCCACTCGGGCGAGCTCGCGCACATGATCAGGCTGTTCATGGCCGATCGACCGATCGTCGACGACCCCGACTCGCCCGGCCATGCCCGCCTGTACGAGATCCACCGCGGATCGCAGCATCCGCCCGTGCGTTCCGACTGA
- a CDS encoding ANTAR domain-containing response regulator, with translation MTDTEQTQSAPRRVVVAEDESLIRLDIVEILRDNGYEVVGEAGDGETAVQLATELRPDLVIMDVKMPQLDGISAAERLSKGHIAPVVLLTAFSQKELVERASEAGALAYVVKPFTPNDLLPAIEIALARYAQIIALEAEVGDLVERFETRKLVDRAKGLLNEKMGLTEPEAFRWIQKASMDRRLTMKDVSQAIIEQLAAKK, from the coding sequence GTGACAGACACGGAACAGACCCAGTCGGCCCCTCGCCGCGTCGTCGTGGCAGAGGACGAGTCGCTGATTCGTCTCGACATCGTCGAGATCCTCCGCGACAACGGCTACGAAGTCGTCGGTGAGGCGGGTGACGGCGAGACTGCGGTGCAGCTCGCCACCGAGCTCCGCCCCGACCTCGTCATCATGGACGTCAAGATGCCCCAGCTCGACGGCATCTCGGCGGCCGAGCGCCTCTCGAAGGGCCACATCGCCCCGGTGGTGCTGCTCACGGCGTTCAGCCAGAAGGAGCTCGTCGAGCGAGCGAGCGAGGCCGGCGCACTCGCGTACGTCGTCAAGCCGTTCACGCCGAACGACCTGCTGCCGGCGATCGAGATCGCCCTCGCGCGCTACGCCCAGATCATCGCGCTCGAGGCCGAGGTCGGCGACCTGGTCGAGCGGTTCGAGACGCGCAAGCTCGTCGACCGGGCGAAGGGCCTGCTGAACGAGAAGATGGGGCTCACCGAGCCCGAGGCGTTCCGCTGGATCCAGAAGGCGTCGATGGATCGACGCCTCACCATGAAGGACGTCTCGCAGGCCATCATCGAACAGCTGGCGGCGAAGAAGTAG
- the polA gene encoding DNA polymerase I, whose translation MPDADKPTLLVIDGHSLAFRAFYALPVDSFTTRDGQHTNAIHGFLSMLLLLLANENPTHLAVAFDMSRASFRTREYPEYKGTRGETPVEFKGQVPLLQEALQAMGITTLEKEDFEADDILATLAARGRADGYRVLLVSGDRDTIQLVNDDVTLLYPNTQGVSQLKRYDPAAVVERYGIRPEQYPDVAALVGESSDNLIGISKVGEKTAVKWLGLYGDLEGILAHADEIKGVVGQNLRDQRENAERNRRLNRLVTDVELDVELDTLAAKPIVIDEVRPLFERLEFRTLLERLAKLVGGAPNASAGAPTAAPEAAEAAAPQAPSSQSLTGQALAEWLDRAVAAEPAGLGLSLDVLEGVVIGAGIATTTESVRLSWRAGDEAAAPFEQWLASASPKIMTDAKAQLKALARSGLEVDGLVLDTLVAGWLLRPNLTERSLADLVDVHLGEKLPQADPSLLVPEEGSDAGAPEFAWYTLRLAPVVLRALPESTRVLLAEVEMPLVPVLAAMELRGVTVDHGELGALSAELGDRAAALAAAAYAEIGREVNLGSPKQLQEVLFDQLAMPKTRATKTGYTTDASALADLQESNPHPFLGYLLEHRDATKLRQIVESLDKAIATDGRIHTSYGQIGAATGRMSSNDPNLQNIPTRTEDGRRIRKAFRHGSDYVELLTADYSQIEMRIMAHLSGDPGLIEAFNAGEDLHRFVGARVFAVDPVDVTPLMRTKVKAMSYGLAYGLSAFGLSKQLRIDRAEATQLMKEYFERFGAVRDYLRGVVEQARIDGYTETIFGRRRPFPDLTSPNRVHRENAERAALNSPIQGSAADIMKIAMTTVEAELAARGMSSRMLLTVHDELIFEVAEGESETLETVVRERMATAADLLVPLDVSVGRGRDWEHAAH comes from the coding sequence GTGCCAGACGCAGACAAGCCCACCCTTCTCGTGATCGACGGCCACTCGCTGGCATTCCGGGCGTTCTACGCGCTTCCGGTCGACAGCTTCACCACGCGCGACGGGCAGCACACGAACGCCATCCACGGGTTCCTGTCGATGCTGCTCCTGCTGCTCGCGAACGAGAACCCGACGCACCTCGCGGTCGCGTTCGACATGTCGCGCGCCTCGTTCCGTACCCGCGAGTACCCCGAGTACAAGGGCACCCGGGGCGAGACGCCCGTGGAGTTCAAGGGTCAGGTGCCGCTTCTCCAGGAGGCGCTCCAGGCCATGGGCATCACGACGCTCGAGAAGGAGGACTTCGAGGCCGACGACATCCTCGCGACGCTCGCCGCGCGCGGCCGGGCCGACGGGTACCGGGTGCTGCTCGTCTCAGGCGACCGCGACACCATCCAACTCGTGAACGACGACGTGACCCTGCTCTACCCGAACACGCAGGGCGTGTCGCAGCTCAAGCGCTACGACCCGGCGGCGGTCGTCGAGCGCTACGGCATCCGGCCCGAGCAGTACCCGGATGTCGCGGCCCTCGTGGGCGAGTCCAGCGACAACCTGATCGGCATCTCGAAGGTCGGCGAGAAGACCGCCGTGAAATGGCTCGGGCTGTACGGCGACCTCGAGGGCATCCTCGCGCACGCCGACGAGATCAAGGGCGTCGTGGGGCAGAACCTCCGCGACCAGCGCGAGAACGCCGAGCGCAACCGGCGTCTCAACCGCCTCGTGACGGATGTCGAGCTCGACGTCGAGCTCGACACGCTGGCGGCCAAGCCGATCGTCATCGACGAGGTGCGGCCGCTCTTCGAACGCCTCGAGTTCCGCACGCTGCTCGAACGCCTTGCGAAGCTCGTGGGCGGAGCGCCGAACGCGAGCGCGGGGGCGCCCACCGCCGCGCCGGAGGCCGCTGAGGCCGCCGCGCCGCAGGCTCCGAGCTCGCAGTCGCTCACGGGTCAGGCGTTGGCCGAGTGGCTCGACCGAGCGGTCGCGGCTGAGCCCGCCGGATTGGGCCTCAGCCTCGACGTCCTCGAGGGCGTCGTCATCGGCGCGGGCATCGCGACCACGACCGAGAGCGTTCGCCTGTCGTGGCGCGCCGGCGACGAGGCCGCCGCCCCGTTCGAGCAGTGGCTGGCAAGCGCGTCGCCGAAGATCATGACCGACGCGAAGGCACAGCTGAAGGCGCTCGCCCGATCCGGCCTCGAGGTCGACGGGCTCGTGCTCGACACGCTCGTGGCCGGATGGCTCCTCCGCCCGAATCTCACCGAGCGGTCGCTGGCCGACCTCGTCGACGTCCACCTGGGCGAGAAGCTGCCGCAGGCCGACCCCTCGCTGCTGGTGCCCGAAGAAGGGTCCGATGCCGGTGCGCCGGAGTTCGCCTGGTACACGCTCAGGCTGGCTCCGGTCGTGCTGCGTGCGCTGCCCGAGAGCACCCGCGTGCTGCTCGCCGAGGTCGAGATGCCGCTCGTGCCGGTGCTCGCGGCCATGGAGCTGCGCGGGGTCACGGTCGACCACGGCGAGCTCGGCGCGTTGTCGGCCGAACTCGGCGACCGCGCGGCCGCCCTCGCCGCCGCCGCCTACGCGGAGATCGGCCGGGAGGTGAACCTGGGCTCGCCGAAGCAGCTCCAGGAGGTGCTCTTCGACCAGCTCGCGATGCCGAAGACCCGCGCGACGAAGACCGGCTACACGACGGATGCGAGCGCACTCGCCGACCTGCAGGAGTCCAACCCGCATCCGTTCCTCGGCTACCTGCTCGAACACCGCGACGCGACGAAGCTGCGGCAGATCGTCGAGTCGCTCGACAAGGCGATCGCGACCGACGGCCGCATCCACACGTCCTACGGGCAGATCGGGGCCGCCACCGGGCGCATGTCCTCGAACGACCCGAACCTGCAGAACATCCCGACGCGTACCGAAGACGGCCGCCGCATCCGAAAGGCATTCCGTCACGGCTCCGACTACGTCGAGCTGCTGACAGCCGACTACTCGCAGATCGAGATGCGCATCATGGCCCATCTCTCGGGCGACCCCGGACTCATCGAGGCGTTCAACGCCGGCGAAGACCTGCACAGATTCGTGGGCGCACGCGTCTTCGCCGTCGACCCGGTCGACGTCACGCCGCTCATGCGCACGAAGGTCAAGGCCATGTCGTACGGACTCGCCTACGGCCTCAGCGCGTTCGGGCTCTCGAAGCAGCTGCGCATCGATCGTGCCGAGGCGACCCAGCTCATGAAGGAGTACTTCGAGCGGTTCGGCGCGGTGCGCGACTACCTCCGAGGGGTGGTCGAGCAGGCCCGCATCGACGGCTACACCGAGACGATCTTCGGCCGGCGCCGACCCTTCCCCGACCTCACGAGTCCGAACCGCGTGCACCGCGAGAACGCCGAGCGAGCGGCGCTCAACTCGCCGATCCAGGGTTCGGCGGCAGACATCATGAAGATCGCCATGACCACGGTCGAGGCCGAACTCGCCGCGCGCGGCATGTCGAGTCGCATGCTGCTCACGGTCCACGACGAACTGATCTTCGAGGTCGCCGAGGGGGAGTCCGAGACGCTCGAGACGGTCGTGCGCGAGCGCATGGCGACGGCAGCCGATCTGCTCGTACCGCTCGACGTCTCGGTCGGTCGCGGTCGCGACTGGGAGCACGCGGCGCACTGA
- a CDS encoding DUF885 domain-containing protein produces the protein MASSEQRTPTDIDRIAEDWVDTIVDLDPTLGTYIGRKEADSRFGDYSPEGLERSLEAKRRAIARLDAATPVDDVDAVTLADLRSELALDVEAHEAGLPLRNLNVIASPAQEVRDVFDLMATDDADDWEIISTRLDALPGAVDGYIATLRLGIERGTVPAKRQVREVAAQARKLERADGFFTEFVHSAPEALSPTLRHDLDSRAGGAGEAYGRLAAFLEGELLPVAGETDAVGREIYELQSRHFLGAVIDLDETYEWGIEELGRMVAEQEAIAREIVPGASVAEAIAHLDGDERRKLHGTDALQRWMQEVSDRAVAELGATQFDIPEQIRTLECMIAPTQSGGIYYTGPSDDFTRPGRMWWAVPEGVTEFDTWRELTTVYHEGVPGHHLQIGQAVVNRAKLNTWRRQLAGSSGHAEGWALYAERLMQDLGYLDDPADRLGMLDGQRMRAARVVLDIGVHLGKQRPDGNGAWTGDYAFEFLGENVNMNQAFIDFEVNRYLGWPGQAPSYKVGQRIWEQLRDDAKRQEGAAFDIKEFHRRALDLGGVGLDTLRASLLG, from the coding sequence ATGGCATCGAGCGAGCAGCGAACTCCCACCGACATCGATCGCATCGCAGAGGACTGGGTCGACACGATCGTCGACCTCGACCCGACTCTCGGCACCTACATCGGACGAAAAGAGGCCGACTCGCGGTTCGGCGACTATTCGCCCGAGGGTCTCGAGCGCTCGCTCGAGGCAAAGCGCCGCGCGATCGCCCGGCTCGACGCCGCGACACCCGTCGACGACGTCGACGCGGTGACGCTCGCCGATCTCCGCTCCGAACTCGCGCTCGACGTCGAAGCCCACGAGGCCGGCCTGCCGCTTCGCAACCTCAATGTGATCGCCAGCCCGGCGCAGGAGGTCCGCGACGTGTTCGACCTCATGGCGACCGACGACGCCGACGACTGGGAGATTATCTCGACCCGCCTCGACGCGCTTCCGGGCGCCGTCGACGGATACATCGCCACGCTTCGGCTCGGCATCGAGCGGGGCACCGTGCCGGCGAAGCGTCAGGTGCGGGAGGTCGCGGCCCAAGCCCGCAAGCTCGAGCGAGCCGACGGATTCTTCACGGAGTTCGTCCACAGCGCACCCGAGGCCCTGTCGCCCACGCTCCGGCACGACCTCGACTCGCGTGCAGGCGGGGCCGGCGAGGCCTACGGGCGACTCGCGGCGTTCCTCGAAGGCGAACTCCTGCCCGTCGCCGGCGAGACCGATGCCGTCGGGCGCGAGATCTACGAACTCCAGTCGCGCCACTTCCTCGGCGCCGTCATCGACCTCGACGAGACGTACGAATGGGGCATCGAGGAGCTCGGACGCATGGTCGCCGAGCAGGAGGCGATCGCCCGCGAGATCGTGCCCGGGGCATCCGTCGCAGAAGCAATCGCGCACCTCGACGGCGACGAGCGCCGCAAGCTGCACGGAACCGATGCGCTGCAGCGCTGGATGCAGGAGGTCAGCGACCGCGCGGTCGCCGAGCTCGGCGCCACCCAGTTCGACATCCCCGAGCAGATCCGCACCCTCGAGTGCATGATCGCGCCGACGCAGTCCGGCGGCATCTACTACACGGGCCCGAGCGACGACTTCACTCGCCCGGGGCGCATGTGGTGGGCCGTGCCCGAGGGCGTGACCGAGTTCGACACCTGGCGCGAACTCACGACGGTCTACCACGAGGGCGTGCCCGGCCACCATCTGCAGATCGGTCAGGCGGTGGTGAATCGCGCGAAGTTGAACACTTGGCGCCGTCAGCTCGCCGGCAGCTCGGGTCACGCCGAGGGCTGGGCCCTCTACGCCGAGCGGCTCATGCAGGACCTCGGATACCTCGACGACCCGGCCGACCGCCTCGGAATGCTCGACGGGCAGCGCATGCGCGCGGCGCGCGTCGTACTCGACATCGGCGTGCACCTCGGCAAGCAGCGTCCCGACGGCAACGGTGCGTGGACCGGCGACTACGCGTTCGAGTTCCTGGGGGAGAACGTCAACATGAACCAGGCGTTCATCGACTTCGAGGTGAACCGCTATCTCGGCTGGCCGGGTCAGGCGCCGTCGTACAAGGTGGGCCAGCGCATCTGGGAGCAGTTGCGCGACGACGCCAAGCGCCAGGAGGGTGCGGCGTTCGACATCAAGGAATTCCACCGCCGGGCGCTCGACCTCGGGGGAGTGGGCCTGGACACCCTGCGGGCGAGCCTGCTCGGATGA
- the rpsA gene encoding 30S ribosomal protein S1 translates to MTTATTKAPKQVAINDIGSADDFLAAVEKTLKFFNDGDLIEGTVVKIDRDEVLLDVGYKTEGVIPSRELSIKHDVDPSEVVGVGDTVEALVLQKEDKEGRLILSKKRAQYERAWGDVEKIKEADGVVTGTVIEVVKGGLIVDIGLRGFLPASLIELRRVRDLTPYLGQEIEAKILELDKNRNNVVLSRRALLEQTQSESRSTFLANLHPGQIRKGVISSIVNFGAFVDLGGVDGLVHVSELSWKHIEHASEVVEVGQEVTVEVLSVELDRERVSLSLKATQEDPWQVFARTHAIGQVAPGKVTKLVPFGAFVRVADGIEGLVHISELSGKHVELAEQVVSVGEEVFVKVIDIDLERRRISLSLKQANEGVDPEGTEFDPALYGMLTEYDEQGNYKYPEGFDSETNEWREGFDAQREKWEQDYAAAQERWEAHKKQVAQTNAAAASDESFGSGTASYSSETAGAGTLADDASLAALREKLSSN, encoded by the coding sequence ATGACAACCGCAACGACCAAGGCACCCAAGCAGGTCGCTATCAACGACATCGGATCTGCTGACGATTTCCTCGCCGCGGTCGAGAAGACTTTGAAGTTCTTCAACGACGGCGACCTCATCGAGGGCACCGTCGTGAAGATCGACCGCGACGAGGTGCTCCTCGACGTCGGCTACAAGACCGAGGGCGTCATCCCCTCGCGTGAGCTTTCCATCAAGCACGATGTCGACCCCAGCGAGGTCGTCGGCGTCGGCGACACCGTCGAGGCGCTCGTTCTCCAGAAGGAGGACAAGGAAGGCCGCCTCATCCTGTCGAAGAAGCGTGCGCAGTACGAGCGCGCGTGGGGCGACGTGGAGAAGATCAAGGAAGCCGATGGCGTCGTGACCGGTACGGTCATCGAGGTCGTCAAGGGCGGCCTGATCGTCGACATCGGCCTCCGCGGCTTCCTCCCGGCGTCGCTCATCGAGCTCCGCCGCGTGCGCGACCTCACGCCGTACCTCGGCCAGGAGATCGAGGCGAAGATCCTCGAGCTCGACAAGAACCGCAACAACGTCGTGCTCTCGCGTCGTGCGCTCCTCGAGCAGACCCAGTCGGAGTCGCGTTCGACCTTCCTCGCCAACCTGCACCCGGGCCAGATCCGCAAGGGTGTCATCTCGTCGATCGTCAACTTCGGTGCGTTCGTCGACCTCGGCGGCGTCGACGGTCTCGTGCACGTCTCCGAGCTCTCGTGGAAGCACATCGAGCACGCCAGCGAGGTCGTCGAGGTCGGCCAGGAGGTCACCGTCGAGGTGCTCTCCGTCGAGCTCGACCGCGAGCGCGTCTCGCTGTCGCTCAAGGCGACGCAGGAGGACCCGTGGCAGGTGTTCGCCCGTACCCACGCGATCGGTCAGGTCGCACCGGGTAAGGTCACCAAGCTCGTTCCGTTCGGTGCGTTCGTCCGCGTCGCAGACGGCATCGAGGGCCTCGTGCACATCTCGGAGCTGTCCGGCAAGCACGTCGAGCTCGCAGAGCAGGTCGTGTCGGTCGGCGAAGAGGTCTTCGTCAAGGTCATCGACATCGACCTCGAGCGTCGCCGCATCTCGCTCTCGCTGAAGCAGGCGAACGAGGGCGTCGACCCCGAGGGCACCGAGTTCGACCCGGCGCTCTACGGCATGCTCACCGAGTACGACGAGCAGGGCAACTACAAGTACCCCGAGGGCTTCGACTCCGAGACCAACGAATGGCGCGAGGGCTTCGATGCCCAGCGCGAGAAGTGGGAGCAGGACTACGCTGCCGCTCAGGAGCGTTGGGAAGCGCACAAGAAGCAGGTCGCACAGACCAACGCTGCTGCCGCTTCCGACGAGTCGTTCGGTTCGGGCACCGCGTCGTACTCGAGCGAGACGGCCGGCGCGGGCACCCTCGCCGACGACGCTTCGCTCGCAGCACTGCGCGAGAAGCTCTCGAGCAACTAG
- the coaE gene encoding dephospho-CoA kinase: MYLIGLTGGIASGKSTVARRLYEHGAVHIDADQLARRVVEPGTPGLAAIVDTFGAGVLRPDGTLDRVKLGELVFNDDEARAQLNAIVHPAVRELSARLFEKVEQADPDAVVVYDVPLLVEASVDHPFDLIVVTSAPRRTQLKRLVEDRGLDPLQAEARVDAQVANSERLAVADVVIDTDGTLGHTMSQADALWQRIVEERAARRT, translated from the coding sequence GTGTATCTGATCGGCCTCACGGGCGGCATCGCCTCAGGAAAGTCCACGGTCGCGCGGCGACTCTACGAGCACGGTGCCGTGCACATCGATGCCGACCAGTTGGCCAGGCGCGTGGTCGAGCCGGGCACGCCCGGTCTCGCGGCGATCGTCGACACGTTCGGCGCGGGAGTCCTCCGCCCCGACGGCACCCTCGATCGCGTGAAGCTCGGCGAACTCGTCTTCAACGACGACGAGGCGCGCGCACAGCTGAACGCCATCGTGCATCCCGCGGTTCGCGAGCTCTCCGCCCGACTGTTCGAGAAGGTCGAGCAGGCCGACCCCGATGCGGTCGTGGTGTACGACGTGCCGCTGCTCGTCGAGGCATCCGTCGACCATCCGTTCGACCTCATCGTCGTCACGAGCGCGCCGCGCCGCACGCAGCTCAAGCGGCTCGTCGAGGACCGTGGGCTCGACCCACTGCAGGCCGAGGCCAGAGTCGACGCCCAGGTGGCGAACTCCGAGCGTCTCGCCGTCGCCGACGTCGTGATCGACACCGACGGCACGCTCGGGCACACG